In Brassica rapa cultivar Chiifu-401-42 chromosome A06, CAAS_Brap_v3.01, whole genome shotgun sequence, a single window of DNA contains:
- the LOC103874288 gene encoding squalene monooxygenase 1,2 isoform X1, whose product MDMAFVEVCLRMLLVFVLSWTIFHVTNRKKKKATKLADVATEERREGGPDVIIVGAGVGGSALAYALAKDGRRVHVIERDMREPVRMMGEFMQPGGRLLLSKLGLQDCLEEIDAQKSTGLRLFKDGKETVACFPVDTNFPYEPSGRFFHNGRFVQRLRQKASSLPNVRLEEGTVRSLIEEKGVVKGVTYKNSSGEETTSFAPLTVVCDGCHSNLRRSLNDNNAEVTAYEIGYISRNCRLEQPDKLHLIMAKPSFAMLYQVSSTDVRCNFELLSKNLPSVSNGEMASFVKNSIAPQVPLKLRKTFLKGLDEGSHIKITQAKRMPATLSRKKGVIVLGDAFNMRHPVIASGMMVLLSDILILSRLLKPLGNLGDENKVSEVMKSFYVLRKPMSATVNTLGDSFWQVLIASTDEAKEAMRQGCFDYLSSGGFRTSGLMALIGGMNPRPLSLFYHLFVISLSSIGQLLSPFPTPLRVWHSLRLLDLCLKMLVPHLKAEGIGQMLSPTNAAAYRKSYMAATVV is encoded by the exons ATGGATATGGCTTTTGTGGAAGTTTGTTTACGGATGCTACTTGTCTTCGTACTGTCTTGGACAATATTTCACGTCAccaacaggaagaagaagaaggcgacgAAGTTGGCGGATGTGGCTACTGAGGAGAGAAGAGAAGGTGGCCCTGACGTCATAATAGTCGGAGCTGGAGTGGGCGGCTCAGCTCTCGCCTATGCTCTTGCTAAG GACGGGCGTCGAGTACATGTGATAGAAAGAGACATGAGAGAGCCAGTGAGAATGATGGGCGAGTTCATGCAGCCAGGAGGACGGCTCTTGCTTTCTAAGCTCGGTCTTCAAG attgTTTAGAGGAAATAGACGCACAGAAATCCACAGGCTTAAGACTTTTTAAGGACGGAAAAGAAACAGTCGCATGTTTTCCCGTGGACACCAACTTTCCTTATGAACCATCTGGTCGATTTTTTCACAATGGCCGTTTTGTCCAGAGACTGCGCCAAAAGGCCTCTTCTCTTCCCAA TGTGCGGTTGGAAGAAGGGACCGTGAGATCTTTGATAGAAGAAAAAGGAGTAGTCAAAGGAGTGACATACAAGAACAGTTCAGGGGAAGAAACCACATCATTTGCACCTCTCACTGTGGTATGCGATGGTTGCCACTCGAACCTTCGTCGCTCTCTAAATGACAACAAT GCGGAGGTTACGGCGTACGAGATTGGTTACATCTCGAGGAATTGTCGCCTTGAACAGCCCGACAAGTTACACTTGATAATGGCTAAACCGTCTTTCGCCATGTTGTATCAAGTCAGCAGCACCGACGTTCGTTGTAATTTTGAGCTTCTCTCCAAAAATCTTCCTTCTGTTTCAAATGGTGAAATGGCGTCCTTCGTGAAGAACTCTATTGCTCCCCAG GTACCTCTAAAACTCCGCAAAACATTTTTGAAAGGGCTCGATGAGGGATCACATATAAAAATTACACAAGCAAAGCGCATGCCAGCTACTTTGAGCAGAAAAAAGGGAGTGATTGTGTTGGGAGATGCATTCAACATGCGTCATCCCGTAATCGCGTCGGGGATGATGGTTTTATTGTCTGACATTCTCATTCTAAGCCGTCTTCTCAAGCCTTTGGGCAACCTCGGTGATGAAAACAAAGTCTCAGAAGTTATGAAGTCCTTCTATGTTCTACGCAAG CCAATGTCAGCAACAGTAAACACACTAGGGGATTCATTTTGGCAAGTGCTAATTGCTTCAACGGACGAAGCAAAAGAGGCCATGCGACAAGGTTGCTTTGATTACCTCTCTAGTGGTGGGTTTCGCACGTCAGGCTTGATGGCTCTGATTGGTGGCATGAACCCTAGGCCACTTTCTCTCTTCTATCATCTATTCGTTATTTCTTTATCCTCCATTGGCCAACTGCTCTCTCCATTCCCCACTCCTCTTCGTGTTTGGCATAGTCTCAGACTTCTTGAT CTGTGTTTGAAAATGTTGGTTCCTCATCTCAAGGCTGAAGGAATAGGTCAAATGTTGTCTCCAACAAATGCAGCAGCGTATCGCAAAAGCTATATGGCTGCAACCGTTGTCTAG
- the LOC103874288 gene encoding squalene monooxygenase 1,2 isoform X3: MDMAFVEVCLRMLLVFVLSWTIFHVTNRKKKKATKLADVATEERREGGPDVIIVGAGVGGSALAYALAKDGRRVHVIERDMREPVRMMGEFMQPGGRLLLSKLGLQVCGWKKGP; encoded by the exons ATGGATATGGCTTTTGTGGAAGTTTGTTTACGGATGCTACTTGTCTTCGTACTGTCTTGGACAATATTTCACGTCAccaacaggaagaagaagaaggcgacgAAGTTGGCGGATGTGGCTACTGAGGAGAGAAGAGAAGGTGGCCCTGACGTCATAATAGTCGGAGCTGGAGTGGGCGGCTCAGCTCTCGCCTATGCTCTTGCTAAG GACGGGCGTCGAGTACATGTGATAGAAAGAGACATGAGAGAGCCAGTGAGAATGATGGGCGAGTTCATGCAGCCAGGAGGACGGCTCTTGCTTTCTAAGCTCGGTCTTCAAG TGTGCGGTTGGAAGAAGGGACCGTGA
- the LOC103874288 gene encoding squalene monooxygenase 1,2 isoform X2, with protein sequence MDMAFVEVCLRMLLVFVLSWTIFHVTNRKKKKATKLADVATEERREGGPDVIIVGAGVGGSALAYALAKDGRRVHVIERDMREPVRMMGEFMQPGGRLLLSKLGLQGIHLLNFYLRLH encoded by the exons ATGGATATGGCTTTTGTGGAAGTTTGTTTACGGATGCTACTTGTCTTCGTACTGTCTTGGACAATATTTCACGTCAccaacaggaagaagaagaaggcgacgAAGTTGGCGGATGTGGCTACTGAGGAGAGAAGAGAAGGTGGCCCTGACGTCATAATAGTCGGAGCTGGAGTGGGCGGCTCAGCTCTCGCCTATGCTCTTGCTAAG GACGGGCGTCGAGTACATGTGATAGAAAGAGACATGAGAGAGCCAGTGAGAATGATGGGCGAGTTCATGCAGCCAGGAGGACGGCTCTTGCTTTCTAAGCTCGGTCTTCAAGGTATTCATTTGCTTAACTTTTATTTACGTTTAC ATTAA
- the LOC117126140 gene encoding putative nuclease HARBI1, protein MSKPLFMRIVHRLSTEVQYFAPTEDALGRSSLSPIQKCTAAIRQLAYGGGADTVDEYVRLGETTARNCLHQFTAAIIDLFGDEYLRRPTSEDLERLLHKREQRGFSGMIGSIDCMHWEWKNCPTAWHGMYSRGTDKPTIVLEAIASYDLWIWHAFFRAPGTMNDLNILDRSHVFDDIINGVAPEVNFHVNGGEYNLAYYLTDCIYPEWATFIRYIRLPQGPKHSLFATTQESVRKDVDRAFGVLQARFAVIKNPSNLWKKSKIANIIRACIILHNMIVEDERRTDDQDETFQDQDISLCVKMPTEIFCSLDRRARVRGRPVHQQLKHDLIEHIWDKFGS, encoded by the coding sequence ATGAGTAAGCCGTTGTTCATGCGTATTGTCCACCGTCTCTCTACGGAAGTTCAATATTTTGCTCCTACAGAAGATGCACTTGGAAGGTCAAGTCTATCACCGATCCAAAAATGCACGGCAGCAATTCGTCAATTAGCATATGGTGGTGGGGCCGATACGGTAGACGAATATGTCCGACTTGGTGAAACAACAGCTAGGAATTGCTTGCACCAATTTACTGCCGCAATTATCGACTTGTTTGGCGATGAATACCTAAGACGTCCAACATCGGAGGATCTTGAAAGACTACTACATAAGAGAGAACAACGTGGATTTTCCGGGATGATtggaagcatcgactgtatgcactgggagtggaagaattgcccCACCGCTTGGCATGGTATGTATTCACGAGGAACCGATAAACCAACGATTGTCCTCGAGGCCATAGCTTCTTATGACCTCTGGATATGGCATGCATTTTTTAGAGCTCCAGGTACTATGAACGATCttaatattctagatcgatcacatgtttttgatgacattattaACGGAGTAGCTCCGGAAGTCAACTTCCATGTTAACGGAGGGGAGTACAATTTGGCCTACTATCTCACTGATTGTATTTATCCGGAATGGGCGACATTTATTCGATATATCCGACTACCACAGGGTCCGAAGCATTCTCTATTTGCTACAACCCAAGAATCTGTCCGAAAAGACGTTGATCGTGCCTTTGGAGTCCTACAAGCTAGATTCGCCGTTATTAAAAATCCATCTAATTTATGGAAAAAATCGAAGATAGCTAATATTAtaagagcatgtatcatactccataatatgattgtcgaaGATGAACGACGTACAGACGATCAAGATGAGACGTTTCAAGATCAGGATATTTCTCTTTGCGTTAAGATGCCTACTGAGATTTTCTGTTCACTTGATCGTCGAGCAAGAGTTCGGGGTAGACCAGTCCATCAACAATTGAAACATGATTTGATCGAACATATATGGGATAAATTTGGGTCTTAA
- the LOC103874290 gene encoding uncharacterized protein LOC103874290, with translation MKRIPRIKFPQRHSSSSSPSTSSGSGPAQGSGAGGKRNVTASSDVPAAPKNIADGGKASLQPKRTPVSDKEIESIMLGGCI, from the exons ATGAAGAGAATTCCTCGTATCAAATTTCCTCAGAGacattcttcatcttcctctccTTCTACTTCATCAG GTTCTGGACCAGCGCAGGGATCTGGTGCCGGCGGCAAGAGGAACGTGACGGCGAGTTCAGATGTCCCTGCGGCGCCGAAGAACATTGCTGATGGAGGGAAAGCATCACTCCAGCCGAAACGCACTCCTGTTTCCGACAAGGAAATCGAATCCATAATG TTGGGAGGTTGCATCTGA
- the LOC103874291 gene encoding vesicle transport protein SFT2B, translating to MQKLNELFSGGGDGEGANDSFLEDGSEGLCSLSTTQRMYGFAASLAAGLLLMFLSMIVFAIPIKFALLFTFGNVLAIGSTAFLMGPEQQINMMLDPVRLYATSIYGGCVVLALICALLIHSKILTVIAILCETCALIWYSLSYIPFARRMVSEIMIRLCDTEL from the exons ATGCAGAAGCTGAACGAGCTCTTCTCTGGCGGCGGAGACGGCGAAGGCGCAAACGATAGCTTCCTTGAAGATGGATCAGAGGGTCTCTGTTCTCTCTCCACAACTCAG agaaTGTACGGATTCGCCGCGTCTTTGGCCGCTGGTTTGCTTCTCATGTTTCTG TCCATGATCGTGTTTGCCATCCCCATCAAGTTTGCACTGCTCTTCACATTCGGAAATGTTCTCGCTATCGGAAG CACAGCCTTCCTCATGGGACCTGAGCAACAGATAAACATGATGTTGGACCCTGTTCGTCTCTACGCTACTTCCATCTATGGCGGATGCGTTGTTCTTGCTCTCATTTGCGCTCTCTTG ATCCACAGCAAAATTTTGACGGTGATTGCGATCCTATGCGAGACTTGTGCACTTATTTG GTACAGCCTCAGTTATATCCCATTTGCACGAAGAATGGTCTCTGAAATAATGATCCGTCTCTGTGACACCGAGCTATAG